In Morganella morganii, the following are encoded in one genomic region:
- the asd gene encoding aspartate-semialdehyde dehydrogenase produces MKNVGFVGWRGMVGSVLMQRMTEERDFDGIRPVFFSTSQSGGEAPSFGGHCSTLQDAFDIDALRALDIIISCQGGDYTNDVYPKLRQSGWDGYWIDAASALRMNDDAIIILDPVNGKHIEEGLNRGIKTFVGGNCTVSLMLMSLGGLFEADLVEWASVATYQAASGAGARHMRELLVQMGALNAHVVKELQDPASAILDIERKITEFTRSGALPAEQFGVPLAGSLIPWIDKQLDNGQSREEWKGQAETNKILSRGQNIIPVDGLCVRIGALRCHSQAFTLKLKKDLPVAEIESLLAAHNEWVRVVPNDRDITVRELTPAAVTGTLKTPVGRIRKLNMGPDYISAFTVGDQLLWGAAEPLRRMLNILLK; encoded by the coding sequence ATGAAAAATGTGGGATTTGTCGGCTGGCGCGGGATGGTGGGGTCTGTGCTGATGCAGCGCATGACAGAAGAGCGGGATTTTGACGGGATCCGTCCGGTATTTTTCTCAACCTCGCAGAGCGGCGGGGAAGCGCCGTCATTTGGCGGACACTGCAGCACGTTACAGGATGCATTTGATATTGATGCACTGCGCGCGCTCGACATTATTATCAGCTGCCAGGGCGGCGATTACACCAATGATGTCTATCCGAAGCTGCGTCAGAGCGGCTGGGACGGCTACTGGATTGATGCGGCATCAGCACTGCGGATGAATGATGACGCCATTATTATTCTCGACCCGGTGAACGGTAAGCATATAGAAGAAGGGCTGAACCGCGGCATTAAAACATTTGTCGGCGGTAACTGTACGGTCAGCCTGATGCTGATGTCCCTGGGCGGCCTGTTTGAGGCTGATTTGGTGGAGTGGGCCTCTGTGGCGACCTACCAGGCGGCATCCGGTGCCGGTGCGCGTCATATGCGTGAACTGCTGGTGCAGATGGGGGCACTGAATGCCCATGTGGTGAAAGAGTTACAGGACCCGGCCTCCGCGATTCTGGATATTGAACGCAAAATCACTGAATTTACCCGCAGTGGTGCATTACCGGCGGAACAGTTCGGTGTACCGCTGGCCGGGAGCCTGATCCCGTGGATTGATAAGCAGCTGGATAACGGCCAGAGCCGCGAAGAGTGGAAAGGGCAGGCGGAAACCAACAAAATCCTGTCACGCGGCCAGAATATTATTCCGGTGGATGGCCTGTGTGTCCGTATAGGCGCTCTGCGCTGCCACAGCCAGGCATTTACCCTGAAACTGAAGAAAGATCTGCCGGTTGCGGAGATTGAGTCTCTGCTGGCAGCTCATAATGAGTGGGTTCGTGTGGTGCCGAATGATCGCGATATTACCGTGCGTGAGCTGACCCCGGCGGCGGTTACCGGCACACTGAAAACGCCGGTCGGGCGCATCCGTAAACTGAATATGGGACCGGATTATATATCTGCGTTTACTGTGGGTGACCAGCTTCTGTGGGGTGCCGCAGAGCCGTTACGCAGAATGCTGAATATTTTACTGAAATAA